A genomic stretch from Helianthus annuus cultivar XRQ/B chromosome 1, HanXRQr2.0-SUNRISE, whole genome shotgun sequence includes:
- the LOC110929898 gene encoding uncharacterized protein LOC110929898, with protein MSHIRKGSSASDKDLRNINVTSGTPLSDISNFDTCSNIDKIEAVERTKARRIYGNNKRFNTSSSQTQATLNYSTHNNKENVTSSTSTFYNRSLCTPGININFSSGISYSETHNTYLPFSTNPSHDISNDKDEAAKRRKARRIILNSKRLNKNSTQTQSSLTSYTPSKENISPNTTFTLNKSPFSVLSSINVSSASSNFNSGNIASSSGIPRNITSNSASVMIPSSCTTIPPNTVIASDEPSPLIRMSSGKRKLVRKRRNLTPIPIIDLTTDDDNEVADIIDQHLKGVSKDYLDHGDQIIVCRTCSAKLWKAEADRGEQKRNKPNYFLCCAYGKVLLPDFKQPPEILKDLYVGVSAKSKFFIKNIRRYNSMFSFTSMGGRIDKTINRGNAPYVFRLSGQNYHTIGSLLPDDGKEPKFSQLYIYDTDNEIFNRQNAVGGSNTSFTIVESAFDVQIIEELTLMLDTHNALVKIYRQARNSLNENPYIDLKLCLIGKRSKDGRTYNLPEASEVAALVIGDLTQAVENRDIVVKTRSGRIERISELHPSYLSLQYPLLFPYGEDMYRVDILHRGLNPDTNSKRPMCTMREFFAYRLQDRVDKFSLIHNAKRLFQQFVVDAYTMIESERLFYIRRQQTHLRSETVQNIQNASNAGKKDMSKIGTRIFIPSSFTGGSRYMMQNYLDAMSLCKWFGYPDFFITITCNPKWPEVQRFLKDTTIRPEDRPDILCRIFKIKLDAITKELKEGKLLGRVNSVVYTVEFQKRGLPHAHICVFMHSDSKILSVDQLDPIISAEIPDIAEDPELYKLVADYMIHGPCGPLNMNCPCMIDRKCSKKFPKKFVNETCLDKKGFPVYRRRDSGLSVVKSRVNVDNRYVVPYSKVLLKRYQAHINVEWCNQVGSIKYLFKYINKGPDRTTLRVVESGNQDEQEPVVDEIEKYYDCRYISACESVWRIFSYDIHYRYPAVIRLPFHLPGQQNVVYGADDDIDDVLNKPSVASTMFLSWMKCNEKLPEARNLTYVEFPSKYVFKLRTRSWDIRKRHPSIGRIHSVFPSAGEAYYLRILLNKVKGPKSFEDIRTVNGTLYPTFRDACYALGLLDDDNEYIEAIKEANLSGSATYLRTLFGTMLMSGSLSRPDFVWEKTWTYLSDDILYRQEKHLNVDGLNYSDEEIKNLALLEIEKFLLRNNSSLRNYSNMPYPDDESISSSNNRLINEELSYFQNTMEDELNNMLLLLTDEQRNVFDQIMESVRTNKGGVFFVYGYGGTGKTFLWKTLSAAIRSKSEIVLNVASSGIASLLLSGGRTAHSRFSIPLNLNEDSLCRMKPGSELACLLKKTQLIIWDEAPMIHKHAFEALDRTLKDILMPDCSNSEALPFGGKVIVFGGDFRQILPVVPNGSRQDIVNASLSSSYIWNKCKLLRLTKNMRLTVGMNHGDIDKTKEFAKWLLDIGEGKLGGRNDGEALIDIPQELLITESTNPIGNLINFVYPSILESFNDPNYFQERAILAPKNDVVHEINDTLLAMFPGDHKEYLSSDSICQSENVTDHIRHNVYPPDVLNGLKVSGMPNHKLVLKVGVPIMLLRNLDQKNGLCNGTRLQVVKLGDRIIEAKVISGNNIGTRTFIPRINLSPSDKRIPFKLQRRQFPIAVCFAMTINKSQGQSLSKVGLFLKQPVFTHGQLYVAVSRVKSIDGLRMLILDVEGNVTNKTTNVVYKEIFSNL; from the exons ATGTCTCATATTCGTAAAGGTTCATCCGCATCAGATAAAGATTTACGTAACATAAATGTTACTTCAGGAACTCCTTTGTCTGATATATCTAACT TTGATACATGCAGCAACATTGACAAAATTGAAGCTGTCGAAAGAACAAAAGCTAGAAGAATATATGGAAACAATAAAAGATTCAATACATCCTCATCGCAGACTCAAGCCACACTAAATTATTCAACTCATAATAATAAAGAAAATGTAACTTCATCCACATCTACCTTCTATAACAGATCATTATGTACGCCTGGTATAAACATCAATTTTTCGTCTGGTATATCATATTCGGAAACTCATAATACGTATCTTCCTTTTTCAACAAATCCTTCACATGATATTTCcaatg ACAAGGATGAGGCTGCAAAAAGAAGGAAGGCTAGACGTATAATCTTGAATAGCAAAAGATTGAATAAAAATTCAACACAGACTCAATCGTCACTAACCTCTTATACGCCAAGTAAAGAGAATATTAGTCCGAACACTACTTTTACGTTGAATAAATCACCTTTTAGCGTCCTCTCAAGTATCAATGTCTCTTCTGCTTCATCTAATTTCAATTCAG GAAACATTGCATCTTCCAGTGGTATTCCAAGAAACATTACAAGCAACTCAGCATCAGTCATGATACCTTCTTCGTGTACTACAATTCCACCAAATACTGTTATAGCATCAGACGAACCTTCACCATTGATAAGAATGTCATCAGGAAAGCGGAAATTAGTAAGAAAACGACGAAACTTAACACCTATACCTATTATTGATTTGACAACAGATGATGATAACGAGGTTGCAGATATAATTGATCAACATTTAAAAGGTGTTTCAAAAG ACTACTTGGATCATGGTGACCAGATTATCGTGTGTCGAACGTGTAGCGCAAAGCTATGGAAAGCAGAGGCGGATAGGGGAGAACAGAAGCGAAATAAACCTAACTATTTCCTTTGCTGTGCATACGGCAAAGTTTTGTTACCTGATTTTAAGCAGCCTCCTGAAATTTTGAAAGATCTATATGTTGGCGTCAGTGCGAAGAGCAAATTCTTTATAAAAAACATTCGTCGTTATAATTCTATGTTCTCATTTACATCCATGGGAGGAAGGATTGACAAAACTATCAACCGTGGAAATGCACCTTATGTCTTTCGATTAAGTGGTCAAAATTATCATACTATTGGGAGTCTATTACCTGATGACGGAAAGGAGCCAAAATTCAGCCAGTTGTATATATACGACACAGATAATGAAATATTTAATCGACAAAATGCAGttgg GGGGTCAAACACTTCTTTTACAATAGTTGAGTCAGCTTTTGATGTTCAGATCATTGAGGAACTTACACTTATGTTAGACACTCACAACGCTTTGGTTAAAATTTATCGACAAGCTAGAAATTCTTTAAACGAAAACCCTTACATCGACTTGAAGCTTTGTCTAATTGGTAAAAGATCCAAAGATGGTAGGACATATAACCTTCCTGAAGCTTCTGAAGTTGCTGCATTAGTTATTGGAGATCTGACTCAAGCTGTTGAGAATCGTGATATAGTAGTAAAAACAAGATCTGGTCGGATTGAGCGCATAAGTGAATTACATCCTTCTTATCTTTCTCTACAATACCCTCTTTTATTTCCATACGGAGAAGATATGTACAGGGTTGACATTCTTCATAGAGGTCTCAATCCAGACACGAACAGCAAACGTCCAATGTGTACTATGCGTGAGTTCTTTGCTTATAGACTACAAGATCGTGTCGATAAGTTTTCTTTGATTCATAATGCAAAAAGACTTTTCCAACAATTTGTTGTTGATGCTTACACTATGATTGAGAGTGAAAGGTTGTTTTACATACGGCGACAACAAACTCATTTGAGGTCAGAAACTGTTCAGAATATTCAGAATGCAAGTAATGCTGGAAAAAAAGATATGTCAAAAATTGGAACACGTATATTTATTCCATCTTCCTTCACTGGCGGTTCTCGATATATGATGCAAAATTACTTAGATGCAATGTCTTTGTGCAAATGGTTTGGGTATCCAGATTTTTTCATCACTATTACGTGTAATCCAAAATGGCCGGAGGTGCAAAGGTTTTTAAAAGATACAACGATAAGGCCTGAAGATAGACCGGACATTTTGTGTCGAATTTTCAAGATAAAACTAGATGCCATaacaaaagaattgaaagaaggcAAGTTGCTCGGTAGAGTTAATTCTG TTGTCTATACTGTTGAGTTTCAAAAACGCGGACTTCCTCATGCACACATATGTGTTTTCATGCATTCTGACAGCAAGATTCTATCTGTTGACCAACTAGATCCAATCATTTCTGCCGAAATTCCAGACATAGCCGAGGATCCAGAGTTATATAAACTTGTGGCAGACTACATGATTCATGGTCCGTGTGGTCCTCTCAATATGAATTGTCCTTGCATGATCGATCGTAAGTGTTCCAAGAAGTTTCCTAAGAAATTTGTTAACGAAACATGTTTGGATAAAAAAGGATTTCCAGTTTATCGTCGAAGGGATTCTGGCCTATCTGTTGTTAAATCACGTGTGAACGTAGACAATAGATATGTTGTTCCATATAGTaaagttttgttaaaaagataCCAGGCGCATATTAACGTTGAATGGTGCAATCAAGTTGGTTCTATCAAATATTTGTTCAAGTACATTAACAAAGGCCCAGATAGAACTACTCTTAGAGTTGTTGAAAGTGGAAATCAGGATGAGCAGGAACCTGTAGTCGATGAGATAGAAAAGTATTATGATTGCCGGTATATTTCTGCATGCGAATCTGTTTGGAGAATCTTTTCATATGATATTCATTATCGATATCCCGCAGTTATTCGATTGCCGTTCCATTTACCTGGTCAGCAAAACGTAGTATATGGCGCAGACGATGACATTGACGATGTTCTTAACAAACCATCTGTTGCTTCTACTATGTTCTTATCTTGGATGAAGTGTAACGAAAAATTACCGGAGGCACGTAATCTTACTTATGTTGAGTTTCCATCAAAGTATGTTTTTAAATTAAGAACTCGCAGTTGGGATATAAGGAAACGACATCCTTCAATCGGTAGGATTCACTCGGTCTTTCCTTCAGCTGGTGAAGCATACTACCTCAGAATATTATTGAACAAAGTAAAGGGACCAAAATCTTTTGAAGATATTCGTACTGTAAATGGTACTTTGTATCCAACTTTCAGGGACGCATGCTATGCGCTAGGGCTTTTGGACGATGATAACGAGTACATTGAAGCTATAAAAGAAGCTAATTTGTCTGGAAGTGCTACTTATCTACGTACGTTATTTGGAACAATGCTGATGTCTGGTAGTTTGTCTAGACCTGATTTTGTATGGGAGAAAACATGGACGTATTTATCGGATGACATTTTATATAGACAAGAAAAACATTTGAATGTTGATg GTTTAAATTATTCTGACGAAGAAATAAAGAATTTGGCGTTGTTAGAGATTGAGAAGTTCTTACTTCGTAATAATTCATCTCTGAGGAACTATTCAAATATGCCTTATCCTGATGATGAGTCTATTTCTTCGTCTAATAATCGATTGATCAACGAGGAGTTATCTTATTTCCAAAATACCATGGAAGATGAGTTGAATAATATGTTACTACTTTTAACAGATGAGCAACGTAATGTTTTTGATCAGATTATGGAATCTGTTAGAACAAACAAAGGTGGTGTCTTTTTTGTTTACGGATATGGTGGCACCGGTAAGACCTTTCTTTGGAAGACATTGTCGGCAGCAATTCGAAGTAAGTCTGAAATTGTTTTAAATGTTGCTTCAAGCGGTATAGCTTCTTTGCTACTTTCTGGAGGTCGAACAGCCCATTCTCGATTTTCCATCCCCCTGAATCTAAATGAGGATTCTCTTTGCCGCATGAAGCCTGGATCTGAACTTGCGTGTCTTTTAAAAAAAACACAACTTATTATATGGGATGAGGCTCCTATGATTCATAAACATGCCTTTGAAGCATTGGATAGAACCTTAAAAGATATATTGATGCCTGATTGTTCAAATAGCGAAGCTTTACCATTTGGAGGAAAGGTAATTGTATTTGGTGGTGACTTTAGACAGATTCTTCCTGTTGTTCCTAATGGCTCTAGACAGGATATCGTGAATGCTTCTCTGAGTTCGTCATATATATGGAATAAATGCAAGTTACTTAGGCTAACAAAAAACATGAGGCTTACTGTTGGCATGAATCATGGTGATATTGACAAGACAAAAGAGTTTGCTAAATGGCTTTTGGATATTGGCGAGGGAAAACTTGGTGGTCGCAACGACGGAGAAGCTCTTATTGATATACCTCAAGAACTGTTGATTACTGAGTCCACTAACCCTATTGGTAATCTGATCAACTTTGTGTATCCGTCAATACTTGAATCGTTCAATGATCCAAATTAtttccaggaaagagccatactTGCTCCTAAGAACGACGTTGTTCACGAGATAAATGATACCTTATTAGCAATGTTTCCTGGTGATCATAAAGAGTATCTAAGTTCAGATTCCATCTGCCAATCGGAGAATGTAACTGACCATATTCGACACAATGTTTACCCCCCCGATGTTCTAAATGGTCTTAAGGTTTCAGGAATGCCGAatcataaattggttttaaaagTTGGTGTTCCTATCATGCTGTTACGTAACCTTGATCAGAAAAACGGTCTGTGCAATGGTACAAGATTACAAGTTGTAAAACTTGGTGATCGGATTATTGAAGCCAAAGTGATTTCTGGTAATAATATTGGTACTAGAACTTTTATACCAAGGATCAATCTTTCCCCCTCTGACAAACGAATACCTTTCAAGCTACAAAGAAGGCAATTCCCGATAGCTGTGTGTTTTGCAATGACGATAAATAAAAGTCAGGGACAGTCTTTATCTAAGGTTGGTTTGTTTCTAAAGCAGCCTGTTTTCACTCACGGACAACTATATGTTGCAGTTTCAAGAGTCAAAAGCATTGATGGTTTAAGGATGTTAATATTAGATGTTGAGGGAAACGTTACTAATAAGACTACAAATGTTGTATACAAAGAGATATTttcaaatttatag